The following proteins come from a genomic window of Rhodohalobacter sp. 614A:
- a CDS encoding DUF5666 domain-containing protein — translation MTDEELEVAGQIIAESLSDEKDGIFASLNDAFTLPSNNNLSDEAIAEKYASPIFVAANKENSSNSESNYNYSYNPESGVHLINISRTIDNENLSKESNAELQYIYYANDGSFIYSPRLESDRIEMIEYIGTRSGSIVTTNKISTYERHDQFSIEGLTASDGIISISGTHEGNGEYKVTRDNGDTIERSYTLTVEFLDVKINNQLVSTDGSLQKGVEGALAYEMFISKNVNGNESMKTINGTIEFNGDGTALLRFQNALDNFKVKLEEGDLLADNEFAGFVRSVNTDGNGRFTLFDDEIYLFNADTQVDPDGDLTSLDEVLAALGTSIRIKAEGSFTDNTDGAHIVQTVKFEYEDEDLEFEDFVETVDVTSNSITLANETFLYVNDETIYDSDGDLTTLAGVLWALDNKFKVKAEGELVPGEEDSLIVTDVKFEFEGNGFEFAGDVQSANPDEKTFTLADGQTYVINENTIIHEKSDLDSLHQVTTVLSEGGEVEAEGEYTPQPDGTWLVSKVNFKSDDFEDDDNGNVPETLEFEGEVNSADASAKTIVVSGVTYHILKSTEFDDHIQSLGNLAGALQRGDNVYVNGEFFNDGEKNIAVKLEFKVDRKGDDEDDDEEEPEEFDFKADVTSVNLSSKTFVLSGGLTLQVNDDTKFDDDNLNSLEEVANALTNGNSVQAKGKYFIDESDNNIVIKVEFETDDDNEGDDDGDDENSETGEFEGKIRSSDLAENSFELTNGRVYFLDGNSIIENDGDLLTFQEVEDALDTGDNVKAEGEYYSEDGDTYIVVSVKFEVEEDDDGDDGDDDNGDEDPEKFDFEGVVSSATSSSFILNGETFFVNGNTNFKGKDVSTMQELIDALNDDNHVEAEGNYYIENGDNIVIKVEFKVEENDEDNDDGDDDENKEEFKFEGIVNSATSSSFVIDGETFLVNDDTKFRGNDIRSMQELTDALNNGDDIEAKGEYYIENGNNVVKGVKFDIDKKNNNGNGGDDSEEEFDFEGIVSSAGSSSFVIEGESFTVTENSKIDGDFDTIQELADALNNGDEVDAKGEYYVNDSDENIVIEVEFESEGNDD, via the coding sequence TTGACTGATGAAGAACTTGAAGTTGCCGGCCAGATTATTGCAGAATCTCTGTCGGATGAGAAAGATGGGATTTTTGCCAGCCTGAATGATGCATTCACTCTCCCCTCAAACAATAATCTTTCGGATGAGGCAATCGCAGAAAAATACGCCTCGCCAATTTTTGTGGCTGCCAATAAAGAGAACAGTTCCAATTCAGAAAGCAATTATAACTATAGTTATAACCCTGAGTCTGGCGTGCACCTGATTAACATCAGCCGGACGATTGATAATGAAAATTTATCAAAAGAATCCAACGCTGAACTGCAATACATCTATTATGCCAATGACGGATCGTTTATCTATTCTCCAAGGCTTGAGAGTGATAGAATTGAAATGATCGAATACATCGGCACACGAAGTGGCTCCATCGTTACCACCAATAAAATTTCTACATACGAGCGCCATGATCAGTTTTCGATTGAAGGGCTAACGGCTTCGGACGGAATCATCAGTATTTCAGGGACTCACGAAGGAAACGGCGAATACAAGGTTACAAGAGACAATGGAGATACAATTGAAAGAAGCTATACGCTTACCGTTGAATTTCTTGATGTGAAAATCAATAATCAGCTTGTCTCTACAGACGGTTCTCTTCAAAAAGGAGTTGAAGGAGCGCTTGCCTATGAAATGTTTATCAGCAAAAATGTGAATGGCAACGAAAGCATGAAAACCATCAACGGAACCATTGAATTTAATGGCGATGGCACAGCACTACTCCGGTTCCAGAATGCACTGGATAATTTTAAAGTAAAACTGGAAGAAGGCGATCTTCTTGCTGACAATGAATTTGCAGGATTTGTACGATCGGTAAATACAGATGGAAATGGACGTTTTACTCTGTTTGATGATGAAATTTATCTCTTTAATGCAGATACGCAGGTTGATCCCGATGGAGACCTGACATCGCTTGACGAAGTTCTCGCAGCACTCGGAACCAGTATCCGGATCAAAGCAGAAGGTAGTTTTACAGACAATACAGATGGTGCCCATATCGTACAAACTGTGAAATTTGAGTACGAGGACGAAGACCTGGAATTCGAGGATTTTGTGGAAACGGTTGATGTGACATCCAACTCTATCACACTTGCAAATGAGACATTCCTCTATGTGAATGACGAAACGATTTACGATAGCGATGGAGACCTAACAACTCTTGCCGGGGTTTTGTGGGCTCTTGATAATAAATTCAAAGTAAAAGCTGAAGGAGAACTTGTTCCGGGTGAAGAAGATTCATTAATCGTCACGGATGTGAAATTTGAATTCGAAGGAAATGGATTTGAGTTCGCGGGAGATGTACAGTCCGCAAACCCCGATGAAAAAACATTTACCCTTGCTGACGGCCAGACGTATGTCATCAACGAGAACACGATCATTCACGAAAAATCAGATCTAGACAGCCTTCATCAGGTGACTACAGTTCTTTCTGAAGGGGGTGAAGTAGAAGCCGAAGGGGAATATACTCCTCAACCAGACGGCACATGGCTTGTATCAAAAGTGAATTTCAAATCAGACGATTTTGAAGATGATGACAATGGCAATGTCCCCGAAACTTTGGAGTTTGAAGGAGAAGTAAACTCAGCAGATGCCTCGGCCAAAACGATTGTGGTTTCAGGAGTCACCTATCATATCCTGAAGAGCACAGAATTTGATGATCATATACAATCACTCGGCAACCTGGCAGGAGCCCTTCAGCGTGGTGACAATGTATATGTGAATGGTGAATTTTTTAATGACGGCGAAAAAAATATTGCAGTTAAACTTGAGTTTAAGGTCGACCGAAAAGGTGATGATGAGGATGATGACGAAGAAGAGCCGGAAGAATTCGACTTTAAAGCTGATGTTACCTCGGTTAATCTTTCTTCAAAAACATTTGTACTCTCTGGTGGCCTCACTCTCCAGGTTAATGATGACACCAAATTTGATGACGATAACCTGAACTCGCTTGAAGAAGTAGCCAATGCCCTAACCAATGGAAATAGTGTGCAGGCGAAAGGCAAATATTTCATCGACGAATCGGATAACAATATTGTAATCAAAGTAGAATTTGAAACTGACGATGATAATGAGGGTGATGATGACGGAGACGATGAAAACAGCGAAACAGGTGAATTTGAAGGCAAAATACGTTCTTCAGATCTTGCTGAAAACTCATTCGAACTGACAAACGGACGCGTTTATTTTCTCGATGGAAATTCGATTATTGAGAATGATGGTGATCTCCTCACTTTCCAGGAAGTTGAAGATGCTCTTGATACCGGTGATAATGTAAAAGCTGAAGGAGAATATTATTCTGAAGATGGTGATACCTACATTGTGGTTTCGGTGAAATTCGAAGTGGAAGAAGATGACGACGGTGATGATGGAGACGATGATAATGGTGATGAAGACCCTGAAAAGTTTGATTTTGAGGGCGTTGTTTCCTCTGCTACTTCATCGTCATTTATCCTGAATGGAGAGACCTTCTTCGTAAATGGTAACACAAATTTTAAAGGGAAAGATGTATCCACTATGCAGGAACTCATCGATGCCCTGAATGATGACAATCATGTAGAAGCCGAAGGTAACTATTATATCGAGAATGGAGATAATATTGTCATTAAAGTTGAATTTAAAGTCGAAGAAAATGATGAGGACAACGATGACGGTGATGACGATGAAAACAAAGAAGAGTTTAAATTTGAAGGGATTGTTAACTCTGCAACGTCTTCATCATTTGTCATAGATGGTGAAACGTTCCTTGTGAATGATGACACAAAATTCCGGGGAAATGATATCCGATCTATGCAGGAACTCACTGATGCACTTAACAACGGTGATGACATTGAAGCCAAAGGCGAATATTATATCGAAAACGGCAACAATGTTGTGAAAGGCGTAAAGTTCGACATCGACAAAAAGAATAATAATGGCAATGGTGGCGATGACAGCGAAGAAGAGTTCGATTTTGAAGGGATTGTATCTTCAGCCGGTTCTTCCTCTTTTGTTATCGAGGGAGAAAGCTTTACCGTTACCGAAAACTCCAAAATAGACGGAGATTTCGACACCATACAGGAACTTGCGGACGCCCTGAATAACGGCGATGAAGTTGATGCCAAAGGCGAATATTATGTTAACGATAGTGACGAAAATATAGTCATAGAAGTTGAGTTTGAATCTGAAGGGAATGACGATTAA
- a CDS encoding RNA polymerase sigma factor has translation MFTVPTIEALILFILLSLDKWDSKKDLYKAIKDGDEKAFKVFFEEHYDSIFVFLRSRNVRRDVAEDLIQKAFIYIWKNRHKIKPELSLKAYLFRIAYTRMLNHIEQEHHFLELEKYTNGNSRTPQDLVEFKELNKAFRRAVSRMPEKRRIVFESCFLQDLTYRETAENLSVSIKTVENHMALAFKDLRKTLEVFKEN, from the coding sequence ATGTTTACTGTTCCCACGATTGAGGCCTTAATCCTTTTTATTCTGCTTTCACTGGACAAATGGGACTCAAAAAAAGATTTATATAAGGCTATTAAAGACGGAGACGAAAAAGCTTTTAAAGTTTTTTTTGAGGAGCATTACGATTCTATTTTTGTATTTCTCCGGAGCCGGAATGTTAGACGTGACGTTGCTGAAGATCTTATTCAAAAAGCATTCATCTATATTTGGAAGAACAGGCATAAGATTAAACCGGAACTCTCTTTAAAAGCCTACCTTTTTCGCATTGCTTACACAAGAATGCTAAACCATATTGAGCAGGAGCACCATTTCCTGGAGCTGGAAAAATATACAAACGGGAATTCGAGAACCCCGCAGGATTTGGTAGAGTTTAAAGAATTAAACAAAGCATTCCGGAGAGCGGTTTCCAGAATGCCGGAGAAAAGAAGAATTGTTTTTGAAAGTTGTTTCTTGCAAGATTTAACATATCGGGAAACGGCAGAAAATTTATCGGTCAGTATTAAAACGGTTGAAAACCACATGGCCCTGGCTTTTAAAGACCTGCGAAAAACATTAGAGGTTTTTAAAGAAAATTAA
- a CDS encoding LEA type 2 family protein → MKKLIFTVLILSFLSGCNTIKDLANVQKPSVRYSSMSIEDISFSDVTLIFDFDVTNPNSFGVSADQYQYEFFINGNEFVTGIQNEKFRIANNSTTTIQVPVSLTFSEVFETVSSVARQDSMAYRLSTEVRFDIAGLGKQRVPVSTQGELPIPKMPRIELNSFEVEDLSLMGADLVAAFRIENPNPFGISFANTFYNIEVNGKDWLNTTLERNINLNGSESDLITIPIRLNSSQMGSVLMDMLRGETEFEYHLTGSAEVSADIKGFTGMDTISFDRTGTYRMD, encoded by the coding sequence ATGAAGAAGCTCATTTTCACAGTTTTAATTTTAAGTTTTCTGTCTGGCTGCAATACCATAAAAGATCTGGCAAATGTTCAAAAACCCTCTGTAAGGTACAGCAGTATGTCTATCGAGGATATTTCCTTCAGCGATGTAACATTGATATTCGATTTCGATGTAACGAACCCCAACAGTTTCGGAGTGTCTGCGGATCAATATCAGTATGAATTTTTTATTAACGGGAATGAGTTTGTAACCGGTATTCAGAACGAAAAGTTCAGGATTGCTAATAATTCTACAACTACGATTCAGGTTCCCGTATCCCTAACCTTTTCGGAAGTATTTGAAACAGTCAGCTCTGTCGCACGGCAGGATTCCATGGCGTACAGGCTGTCCACAGAAGTGCGATTCGATATAGCAGGTTTGGGAAAACAGCGAGTACCGGTAAGTACACAAGGAGAATTGCCTATTCCAAAAATGCCAAGAATTGAACTCAATAGTTTTGAGGTGGAGGATTTGTCGCTAATGGGAGCAGATTTAGTGGCGGCCTTCCGTATTGAAAATCCCAACCCGTTTGGAATTTCATTTGCAAACACTTTTTACAATATAGAAGTAAACGGAAAAGATTGGCTCAATACTACTCTCGAAAGAAATATCAACCTCAACGGTTCAGAAAGTGATCTCATTACAATTCCAATTCGTCTTAATTCCTCTCAAATGGGTTCGGTGTTGATGGATATGCTAAGGGGTGAAACAGAGTTTGAATATCATCTTACAGGTTCAGCCGAGGTTTCCGCTGATATCAAAGGATTTACCGGCATGGATACAATATCGTTTGACCGCACAGGGACCTACAGAATGGATTGA
- a CDS encoding sensor histidine kinase codes for MATKFFFREYYLLFGFIILLFSPIDIYGQVSGSAKIIDHQYIVGRGFTTENGLPANGVNSVFQDRNGYIWAATYNGLVQYNGSDFKLYNTSTLKNLRSNRFTAVTQDLEGRIWAGLEYSNFLMIDEENDSTITYLINQEKFGPSAKTNTITFDSDNRPWIGTTGGLITIWNDEVKYLNDLPNQIVKKVIHTEDFIYVLFSETLMRLNNDGSVDKIIARLSDDTIYFENSSVDDFQNVVSLVDFEILDESIYLLSEASLIKYDDEPVVILNRDQVGQSSFQGFNVYNGTFYIYGRDGLLETNLSDSDFIYSSHYSVVDLILDHEESIWIATTSNGIRQYTSTPIYQGPDYEILDEQGITAVLNGTNGSVYVGTNCDGVYEFNGTDVNHYSVENGIENVCVWSLMEEEDGTLWAGTWGGGVYYKSPGQTMFEEFTPPMFENVSVFLALYKDRKGNIWFGTYHSGLFRYDGTNIEAIFDEDGELLSAVRNIYETEKGGIVVATDEGIGLLTDHRIIEIEEVNLLETSNFRTIAQDSNGRFYFGSYGGGLIIYSPGENPITLSTRNGLYDDTVSQLNFDKNGNLWLGGNLGIFFIEKNQVEQYINGEIENVRVSRMGVEEGMTIRETNGGFMPSSQMTVDGKLIIPTVQGVNVVDTNQMELNSQAPGVFVEEVEIDGEIFFPGQIKSIPYSAQRIIFRFSALSYQNPEYNRYEYRLEGFDKNWHQAGNEHEAIYSSLPAGNYSLKVRASNNDGFWSAEPASISFQIFPPFWQTAWFYLSMVLLFGAFLVVAYRYRVRSIQKNNRVLQNMVDERTEELSVSNRELKKHIEDRNKLHSILAHDLRNPFAAILGYIELIRNEFEAKDDREYVEMMNMLLDSGRNTLSLLENLLQWSSAKEGGLEANFEAVDVTKLVDEAISMTDAQSAFKNIFVRNLIDESHYVWADRNMILSVIRNLLSNAIKFSGRDSIVEISLREEGEKVIVSVEDSGVGIPEEEIHTIFSSDSRIQQKVGTQGEKGIGMGLVLCKEFIAKHSEKIWVESTPRKGSTFSFSLKKVPEYQQREINRPTN; via the coding sequence ATGGCGACGAAATTTTTTTTTCGAGAGTACTACTTGCTTTTTGGTTTTATTATTCTCCTTTTTTCCCCGATCGATATTTATGGACAAGTTTCTGGGTCTGCAAAGATCATTGATCACCAATATATAGTTGGGCGGGGATTTACTACGGAAAATGGCCTGCCGGCAAATGGGGTTAATAGTGTTTTTCAGGATCGCAACGGATATATCTGGGCAGCTACTTATAATGGTTTGGTACAATATAACGGCTCGGATTTTAAGCTTTATAATACCTCCACTCTTAAAAATCTTCGTTCAAACCGTTTTACCGCTGTAACACAGGATCTGGAGGGAAGAATCTGGGCCGGATTGGAATACAGTAACTTCCTGATGATTGATGAGGAAAACGACTCCACAATCACTTACCTCATAAATCAGGAAAAATTTGGTCCAAGTGCCAAAACAAATACCATCACTTTCGACTCTGACAACCGGCCGTGGATTGGTACAACCGGAGGCTTAATCACGATCTGGAATGATGAGGTAAAATATCTGAATGATTTGCCAAACCAGATTGTAAAAAAAGTGATTCATACGGAGGATTTTATCTATGTGCTCTTTTCTGAAACGCTTATGCGGTTAAATAATGACGGCTCTGTAGATAAGATAATAGCGAGACTTTCAGATGATACGATATACTTCGAAAATTCATCCGTGGATGATTTCCAAAATGTAGTTAGTCTGGTCGATTTTGAAATACTGGATGAGAGCATATATCTGCTGAGTGAAGCCAGTCTTATAAAATATGATGATGAACCTGTTGTGATACTGAACCGAGATCAGGTTGGCCAGAGTTCATTTCAGGGTTTTAATGTATATAACGGAACATTTTACATTTATGGAAGAGACGGACTGTTGGAAACGAATTTGTCTGATTCTGATTTTATCTACAGCTCTCATTATAGTGTAGTAGATTTGATATTAGATCACGAAGAGTCCATTTGGATCGCCACGACTTCGAACGGCATCAGGCAATACACATCTACTCCCATTTATCAAGGGCCTGATTACGAAATATTGGATGAACAGGGGATAACAGCCGTGCTGAACGGAACCAATGGCTCTGTGTATGTTGGCACAAACTGTGATGGTGTTTATGAATTTAACGGCACGGATGTCAATCATTATTCCGTTGAAAACGGTATTGAAAATGTTTGTGTGTGGTCTTTGATGGAAGAGGAGGATGGCACACTCTGGGCCGGCACCTGGGGCGGTGGCGTGTATTATAAGTCACCCGGCCAAACAATGTTTGAAGAGTTTACACCACCAATGTTTGAGAATGTCAGTGTATTTTTGGCGCTATATAAAGATCGAAAGGGAAATATCTGGTTTGGTACATATCATAGTGGATTGTTTCGTTATGACGGGACAAATATTGAAGCCATTTTTGATGAGGATGGAGAGCTTCTCTCAGCCGTTCGTAATATCTATGAGACCGAAAAGGGAGGGATAGTTGTAGCCACTGATGAGGGAATAGGTCTTCTTACCGATCATAGAATTATAGAGATTGAGGAAGTAAATCTTTTGGAAACATCCAATTTCAGAACCATTGCGCAAGACAGCAACGGACGTTTTTATTTCGGCAGTTATGGTGGAGGGTTGATTATTTACTCGCCCGGAGAAAATCCAATAACCCTTTCAACCAGGAATGGTCTTTATGATGATACGGTTTCTCAGCTCAATTTTGATAAGAACGGAAATCTCTGGTTAGGTGGAAATTTAGGCATCTTTTTTATTGAGAAAAATCAGGTTGAGCAATATATAAATGGAGAAATCGAGAATGTAAGGGTGTCGCGGATGGGAGTTGAAGAAGGAATGACAATTCGCGAGACAAATGGTGGCTTTATGCCATCGAGCCAGATGACTGTGGATGGCAAACTGATCATTCCCACGGTTCAGGGTGTGAATGTGGTCGATACAAATCAAATGGAGTTAAATAGTCAGGCTCCGGGTGTTTTTGTTGAAGAAGTAGAAATAGATGGTGAAATATTCTTCCCGGGCCAGATCAAATCAATTCCATACAGTGCCCAACGAATTATTTTTCGCTTTTCTGCTCTAAGCTATCAAAATCCGGAATACAATCGATACGAATATCGGCTCGAAGGCTTTGATAAAAATTGGCATCAGGCAGGGAATGAACACGAGGCAATTTATTCATCTCTTCCGGCAGGAAACTATTCCCTAAAAGTTCGGGCCTCGAATAATGACGGCTTTTGGAGTGCGGAACCTGCTTCTATATCTTTCCAAATTTTCCCGCCTTTTTGGCAAACAGCTTGGTTTTATCTTTCAATGGTGCTTTTATTTGGTGCTTTTTTGGTAGTTGCCTACAGGTACAGGGTAAGAAGTATTCAGAAAAATAATCGTGTACTCCAAAACATGGTAGACGAGCGCACCGAAGAGTTGAGTGTTTCAAACCGCGAGTTGAAAAAACATATCGAAGACAGAAACAAACTCCATTCCATTCTGGCACACGATCTTCGCAATCCCTTTGCGGCAATTTTAGGATACATTGAACTCATTAGAAATGAGTTTGAAGCCAAAGACGATCGCGAGTATGTTGAAATGATGAATATGCTGCTGGATTCGGGAAGAAATACCTTGAGTTTGCTCGAAAACCTGCTTCAATGGTCAAGTGCCAAAGAGGGAGGACTTGAAGCTAATTTTGAAGCCGTGGATGTAACAAAACTGGTGGATGAAGCGATTTCAATGACTGATGCACAATCGGCTTTTAAAAATATATTTGTCAGGAATTTGATAGACGAGTCTCATTACGTTTGGGCTGACCGCAATATGATTTTATCCGTTATCAGAAACCTTCTGTCGAATGCGATTAAGTTTTCCGGACGCGATTCTATAGTGGAGATTTCTCTCCGGGAAGAAGGTGAAAAAGTCATTGTATCCGTAGAGGATTCCGGCGTTGGAATTCCCGAAGAAGAAATACACACCATATTTTCGTCTGATAGCAGAATTCAGCAGAAAGTTGGAACTCAGGGAGAAAAAGGAATTGGAATGGGCCTGGTGCTTTGCAAGGAATTTATTGCTAAACACAGTGAAAAGATTTGGGTTGAAAGCACGCCCCGAAAAGGCAGTACTTTTTCATTTTCTTTGAAGAAAGTTCCTGAATATCAACAGAGAGAAATTAATAGACCTACAAATTGA
- a CDS encoding PQQ-dependent sugar dehydrogenase, whose protein sequence is MQKFHTYVKFSSLTVMLLIYAFACTGQDHEAVPVGEQDVNVTYQSDHYFSLPDTIEEIYESEELNFHVQTVVEDVGVVWGMAFLPDGSMIITKRDGDMHLIQNGELVEEPISGVPKVWAQGQGGLLDIEPHPNYEANGWLYFSYSKPGPGGANTAIMRAQYDPDSHSLTNIEELYSATPFTDRGQHFGSRIKFDADGYLFFSIGDRGNRDENPQDVTRDGGKIYRLNDDGTIPEDNPFVGSEGLDAVYTYGVRNPQGMDVHPETGIIWTNEHGPRGGDEINVHKEGGLNFGWPVITYGINYSGTTITEDTVKAGMEQPVWYWDPSIAPSGMAFVTSDHYPGWEGSILNGALSFQLISRIVVDGEEFVREERILDGIGRIRDIEEAPDGYIYFTNESNGTINRILPVD, encoded by the coding sequence ATGCAAAAATTTCACACTTATGTAAAGTTTTCATCCCTGACAGTTATGCTTTTGATATACGCATTTGCCTGTACGGGACAAGATCATGAGGCTGTCCCGGTAGGCGAACAGGATGTTAATGTGACCTATCAGTCAGATCATTACTTTTCACTTCCTGATACAATTGAAGAAATCTATGAATCGGAAGAGCTTAACTTTCATGTTCAAACAGTTGTTGAGGATGTAGGGGTTGTTTGGGGAATGGCTTTCTTGCCAGACGGGAGTATGATTATTACAAAAAGAGATGGAGACATGCACCTGATTCAAAATGGAGAATTAGTTGAAGAACCCATATCCGGAGTACCGAAAGTTTGGGCACAGGGACAGGGTGGCCTGTTGGATATTGAACCTCATCCCAATTATGAAGCGAATGGTTGGCTTTATTTCAGTTATTCAAAACCAGGACCCGGTGGAGCAAATACAGCGATAATGAGAGCCCAATATGATCCAGACTCTCATTCTTTAACGAATATTGAAGAATTATATTCAGCTACTCCTTTTACGGACAGAGGACAGCATTTTGGCAGCCGTATAAAATTTGATGCGGACGGATATCTCTTTTTTAGTATTGGTGACAGAGGCAATCGTGATGAAAACCCCCAGGATGTGACTCGTGACGGAGGTAAGATTTATCGCCTGAATGATGACGGCACTATTCCGGAAGACAATCCTTTTGTAGGAAGTGAGGGGCTGGATGCAGTCTATACATACGGAGTTCGGAATCCACAGGGAATGGATGTTCACCCGGAAACCGGAATTATATGGACAAACGAGCACGGTCCGCGCGGAGGTGATGAAATCAACGTTCACAAAGAAGGTGGTCTTAATTTTGGATGGCCGGTAATTACTTACGGAATCAACTACAGCGGGACTACCATTACGGAAGACACCGTTAAGGCGGGAATGGAACAACCGGTTTGGTATTGGGATCCATCCATTGCACCTTCGGGAATGGCTTTCGTTACATCAGATCATTATCCCGGTTGGGAAGGTAGTATTCTGAATGGAGCACTGTCGTTTCAGTTGATTTCGCGCATTGTTGTAGATGGAGAAGAGTTTGTACGTGAAGAACGAATTCTGGATGGAATCGGTCGTATCCGTGATATTGAAGAAGCGCCTGACGGTTATATCTATTTCACCAACGAATCGAATGGGACGATTAACCGGATTCTACCGGTCGACTAA
- a CDS encoding NAD(P)(+) transhydrogenase (Re/Si-specific) subunit beta — MSQFFPESIQTFLPDIIQIIYLIATGFFIVGIKRLGSPATARSGNQLAAIGMLIGVAVTLFDHEIISFEFIVAGVVIGSLIGAVAAKKVQMTAMPEMVAIFNGFGGGASALVAWGEMARLDPALFDIQALVTTGLSILIGSITFTGSFIAFGKLKGFIGGGRIALPGQNIINLVLTVGALVLVGLFTADPTSQVIFWVLFGLALLIGVLTVLPIGGADMPVVISLLNSYSGIAASMAGFVLGNNLLIISGALVGAAGLILTNIMCKAMNRTLTNVLFGAFGGDEGGPATSGDSDKSVQQTFADDVAIQCAYAKKVVVAPGYGLAVAQAQHVLKEVANLLEERGVTVKYAIHPVAGRMPGHMNVLLAEADVPYDQLYDMDEINPDFPSTDVVLIIGANDVVNPAAKTSPGSPIYGMPILNVDEAKRTIVFKRSMSPGYAGIDNELFYSDKNQMFFGDAKKSLQELATAIKELD, encoded by the coding sequence ATGAGCCAGTTTTTTCCAGAATCTATTCAAACCTTTCTACCTGATATTATTCAAATAATTTATCTGATCGCCACCGGCTTTTTTATTGTCGGAATCAAGCGATTGGGATCTCCTGCAACAGCCCGCTCGGGGAATCAGCTTGCCGCGATTGGTATGCTTATTGGAGTGGCAGTTACACTTTTCGACCATGAAATCATCAGTTTTGAATTCATCGTGGCGGGAGTTGTCATCGGCTCGCTGATTGGAGCAGTAGCCGCTAAAAAAGTACAAATGACCGCCATGCCGGAAATGGTAGCCATTTTCAACGGCTTTGGCGGGGGCGCTTCAGCACTTGTTGCCTGGGGTGAAATGGCCCGGTTAGATCCCGCTCTTTTCGACATTCAGGCATTAGTTACCACCGGCCTGAGTATTCTGATTGGTTCTATCACCTTTACCGGTAGTTTTATCGCCTTTGGAAAACTGAAGGGTTTTATCGGTGGCGGACGAATTGCATTGCCGGGGCAAAATATCATCAATTTGGTATTAACTGTTGGAGCCTTGGTACTGGTGGGTTTATTCACTGCCGACCCTACAAGCCAGGTCATTTTCTGGGTATTGTTCGGACTTGCACTCCTGATCGGTGTGTTGACAGTGCTCCCCATTGGAGGCGCAGATATGCCGGTTGTAATATCACTTCTGAACTCATACTCCGGTATCGCAGCATCTATGGCTGGATTTGTTCTCGGAAACAACCTTCTCATTATTAGTGGTGCACTGGTTGGAGCCGCAGGTTTGATCCTCACAAATATTATGTGCAAAGCCATGAACCGGACGCTCACAAATGTGTTGTTCGGAGCATTCGGCGGAGATGAAGGCGGTCCTGCTACCAGCGGAGATTCGGACAAATCCGTTCAGCAGACATTTGCCGATGATGTGGCTATTCAGTGTGCATATGCCAAAAAAGTGGTGGTTGCCCCAGGCTACGGACTTGCAGTTGCCCAGGCCCAGCACGTACTTAAAGAGGTCGCGAATCTTCTTGAGGAACGGGGAGTAACTGTAAAATATGCGATTCACCCCGTAGCAGGCCGAATGCCCGGACACATGAACGTTCTGTTAGCAGAAGCGGATGTTCCTTACGATCAACTTTATGATATGGATGAGATCAACCCTGACTTTCCATCCACCGATGTGGTTTTGATTATCGGAGCAAATGATGTGGTAAATCCAGCTGCGAAAACATCGCCCGGAAGCCCTATTTACGGCATGCCAATTTTAAATGTAGATGAAGCCAAACGAACCATCGTCTTCAAGAGAAGTATGAGTCCGGGATACGCGGGAATTGACAATGAACTGTTTTACAGTGACAAGAACCAGATGTTCTTCGGAGATGCAAAGAAATCGCTGCAAGAATTGGCTACAGCAATAAAAGAGTTGGATTGA
- a CDS encoding NAD(P) transhydrogenase subunit alpha, which translates to MEDLIFNLFIFVLASFVGFELISKVPPTLHTPLMSGANAISGITLIGALIISGATGSVFSQWIGFAAIIFATINVVGGFMVTDRMLEMFKKKEDE; encoded by the coding sequence ATGGAAGACCTGATTTTCAACCTGTTTATATTTGTGCTTGCTTCCTTTGTTGGATTTGAACTCATCTCCAAAGTACCGCCAACACTTCATACACCGCTAATGTCCGGAGCTAATGCTATTTCGGGAATTACGCTCATCGGTGCGCTGATTATATCAGGAGCCACCGGCAGTGTTTTTTCACAATGGATTGGTTTTGCAGCCATTATTTTTGCCACTATTAACGTGGTTGGCGGATTTATGGTGACCGACCGCATGTTGGAGATGTTCAAAAAAAAGGAGGATGAATAA